One Candidatus Neomarinimicrobiota bacterium DNA window includes the following coding sequences:
- the eno gene encoding phosphopyruvate hydratase, translating into MSKIVDVFSRQIMDSRGNPTVEVDVYLESGAFGRAAVPSGASTGEHEAMELRDGDKSVYLGKGVTKAVANVNDILSDVVIGMEAVEQRAIDEKMIAADGTENKSKYGANAILGISLATAKAAAMDFDLTLYEYLGGEDATLLPVPMMNILNGGEHADNNVDFQEFMVFPLGATTFKQALQMGAETFHHLKGVLKSKGMNTSVGDEGGFAPNLRSNEEAVEVILEAIEKTGYKAGKDLFIALDVASSEIYDPKTGLYSLAGEGRTLNSDEIVDFYADWISKYPIVSIEDGMDENDWEGWQKLYAKLGDKIQLVGDDLTVTNPVRLQKAIDMTAMNSILIKLNQIGTLTETLDTIKLAHENNMTCVISHRSGETEDTTIADLAVATSAGQIKTGSASRSDRIAKYNQLLRIEEELGDLATFKGFKALNPK; encoded by the coding sequence ATGTCAAAGATCGTTGATGTTTTTAGTCGTCAAATTATGGATTCTCGTGGGAATCCAACTGTTGAAGTTGATGTCTACCTGGAAAGTGGTGCATTTGGTCGCGCAGCTGTGCCATCCGGTGCTTCTACAGGTGAGCATGAAGCCATGGAGTTACGCGATGGAGATAAATCAGTTTATCTTGGTAAAGGCGTTACCAAAGCCGTAGCCAATGTAAATGATATACTGTCAGATGTGGTTATTGGAATGGAAGCCGTGGAACAACGCGCTATCGATGAAAAAATGATAGCAGCTGATGGAACGGAAAATAAATCCAAATATGGCGCCAATGCTATCCTGGGTATATCACTGGCAACGGCCAAAGCTGCCGCCATGGATTTTGATCTTACGCTTTATGAATACCTCGGTGGTGAAGATGCAACGCTACTCCCTGTTCCCATGATGAATATTCTCAATGGTGGCGAGCATGCTGACAACAATGTTGATTTCCAGGAATTTATGGTTTTTCCATTGGGAGCCACCACCTTTAAGCAAGCACTGCAAATGGGTGCAGAGACTTTTCACCATCTCAAGGGTGTTCTTAAAAGCAAGGGAATGAATACTTCTGTTGGTGACGAGGGTGGATTTGCACCAAATCTCCGTTCAAACGAAGAGGCCGTGGAAGTCATTCTGGAAGCTATCGAAAAGACTGGTTACAAGGCTGGCAAGGATCTCTTTATTGCCCTGGATGTTGCTTCAAGTGAGATTTATGATCCCAAGACAGGTTTATATAGTCTCGCTGGTGAAGGTCGGACACTGAACTCAGATGAAATTGTCGATTTCTATGCTGATTGGATTTCCAAGTATCCCATTGTCTCCATCGAGGACGGAATGGACGAAAACGATTGGGAAGGTTGGCAGAAATTATACGCCAAGCTGGGTGACAAAATCCAACTGGTTGGTGACGATCTTACAGTGACTAACCCTGTGAGACTTCAAAAAGCCATCGATATGACTGCAATGAATAGCATTTTGATCAAATTGAACCAGATTGGTACTCTAACCGAGACCCTTGATACCATCAAGTTGGCCCATGAGAACAATATGACCTGTGTGATTTCCCACCGTTCAGGTGAAACAGAAGATACCACCATTGCAGACCTGGCCGTTGCCACAAGCGCAGGACAGATCAAGACGGGATCTGCCTCACGCAGCGATCGCATTGCCAAGTATAATCAGCTCCTGCGTATCGAAGAAGAGCTGGGTGATCTGGCAACTTTTAAAGGTTTTAAAGCCCTAAATCCTAAATAA
- a CDS encoding MOSC domain-containing protein encodes MPKLDQISIYPIKSCSGINLQTSEVLDRGFPLDRRWLLVDQGGQFISQRTTPLLGQIRISLNGDQLLVNYPGKSPLNLNLNVQSNIRHKAMIWKDKVDGLWVDQECDAWFSDVLGREVQLIHMNEKVHRPLTKDSLPQDRLFEVSFADGYPYLLTSQASLDDLNSRLTNPVPMDRFRANLVVSGFEAFAEDSWKRISIGEVELMVVKPCARCQVTTIDQQTGTSSKEPLKTLATYRKQDGKVMFGMNLVALTTGTVNLNDPILIIG; translated from the coding sequence ATGCCCAAACTGGATCAAATATCAATTTACCCTATCAAATCCTGCTCTGGAATTAATCTCCAAACCAGTGAGGTACTGGATCGTGGGTTTCCCCTGGACAGAAGATGGCTGCTGGTTGACCAGGGGGGTCAGTTTATCTCTCAACGTACAACTCCTCTGCTGGGTCAGATCAGAATCTCTCTAAATGGTGACCAGCTCCTTGTGAACTACCCTGGTAAATCCCCACTCAACCTGAACTTGAATGTTCAAAGTAATATTCGGCACAAGGCCATGATCTGGAAGGATAAGGTAGATGGTTTATGGGTAGACCAGGAATGTGATGCCTGGTTTAGTGATGTGTTGGGACGAGAGGTTCAACTCATCCATATGAATGAAAAAGTCCATCGACCTCTGACAAAAGATAGTCTCCCACAGGATCGCTTGTTTGAAGTCAGTTTTGCCGATGGATATCCCTACCTTCTGACTTCCCAGGCATCCCTTGATGACCTCAATAGCCGACTTACAAACCCTGTTCCCATGGATAGATTTCGAGCCAATCTGGTGGTGAGTGGATTTGAGGCATTTGCTGAAGATTCATGGAAAAGGATCAGTATCGGTGAAGTCGAGCTTATGGTGGTAAAACCCTGTGCTCGCTGCCAAGTCACAACAATCGATCAACAGACAGGCACTTCCTCCAAAGAACCTTTAAAAACCCTGGCGACCTATCGAAAGCAAGATGGGAAGGTCATGTTCGGCATGAATCTCGTTGCCCTGACTACAGGGACTGTAAATCTAAATGACCCCATTTTAATAATTGGATGA
- a CDS encoding alpha/beta fold hydrolase, whose product MRLHYRKYGKGEPLIILHGLFGSSDNWHTLARRWGQTFQVFTLDQRNHGSSPHESAMDYTELARDLHQFIAQERLEHVHIVGHSMGGKVGMLFASTYPDLVRSLTVLDIGIDRVEGKHEFILKALSSINPEEFSAREEIKEELQTLIESSPIQQFLLKNILRRLDGSLGWKFNRDALLEHYEDLTSSLDLSQPFIGSVLFLRGENSDYLEPELSPEILQYFPLAQLQTIEGAGHWLHADKADELFALVADFIS is encoded by the coding sequence ATGAGACTCCATTACCGAAAATATGGAAAGGGCGAGCCCCTTATCATATTACACGGTCTTTTTGGGTCGTCAGATAACTGGCACACCCTGGCCCGCCGATGGGGACAAACATTTCAAGTTTTCACTTTGGATCAGCGGAACCATGGCAGCTCACCTCATGAATCAGCCATGGATTATACAGAGCTGGCCCGGGACCTCCATCAATTCATCGCTCAGGAACGACTGGAACATGTCCATATTGTGGGACACTCTATGGGGGGTAAGGTTGGGATGCTCTTTGCCTCCACCTATCCAGATCTGGTCAGGAGTTTAACGGTTCTGGATATTGGGATTGATCGTGTCGAAGGGAAACATGAGTTCATTCTAAAAGCATTATCATCAATTAATCCTGAGGAGTTTTCAGCTCGAGAGGAAATCAAAGAGGAGCTTCAAACCCTTATTGAGTCATCCCCTATTCAACAATTTCTACTTAAAAACATCCTGAGGAGACTTGATGGTAGTCTGGGCTGGAAATTCAATCGAGATGCACTCCTGGAGCATTATGAGGACTTGACCTCAAGCCTGGATCTCAGCCAGCCCTTCATTGGTTCAGTTCTTTTTCTCCGGGGTGAAAATTCAGATTATCTGGAACCAGAGCTCTCTCCTGAAATTCTACAATATTTTCCACTTGCACAATTGCAAACAATAGAAGGCGCCGGGCATTGGTTGCATGCAGACAAAGCTGATGAGTTGTTCGCATTGGTTGCAGATTTTATCAGTTGA
- a CDS encoding septum formation initiator family protein, with translation MANRGSRSTTSRSSRNSGGIFGNKVAWISGAIILLILFQIFVMRDEGLYSLLQLKQEIRDMEAHISRLEIEKAELESERDRLLNDPDYLERIARERFRMAKPGEKVFHVVTETKKQGETR, from the coding sequence ATGGCAAATAGAGGGTCACGCTCAACAACAAGTCGCTCTTCCCGAAATTCGGGAGGTATATTCGGAAATAAAGTCGCCTGGATATCAGGAGCCATTATTTTATTGATTTTGTTCCAGATCTTCGTGATGAGAGACGAAGGACTCTACAGTCTCCTCCAGCTCAAGCAGGAAATCAGGGATATGGAAGCACATATTTCTCGCCTGGAAATTGAGAAGGCCGAGTTAGAGAGTGAGCGTGACCGTTTATTAAACGATCCAGACTATCTGGAGCGCATCGCCCGGGAGAGATTTCGTATGGCGAAACCAGGTGAAAAGGTGTTCCATGTTGTTACCGAAACCAAAAAACAAGGCGAAACCAGGTAA
- the ychF gene encoding redox-regulated ATPase YchF, whose translation MALTCGIVGLPNVGKSTVFNALTASDIPAENYPFCTIDPNVGIVPIPDDKLQALARIYEPEKTTPAVMEFVDIAGLVRGASKGEGLGNQFLGHIREVTAIVHVVRCFEDDNVTHVEGSIDPIRDIETIESELIIKDLDSVEKQLHRVTKLARSGDKGAKADEALLTKIREHLDEINPVRSMDLEADETTRTKSYFLLTMKPILYVANVDENEILAEKRSSLTQRLFDYAEATGAGALRLCGKLEQEIAILDEAEKLDFCEEYGLAEPGLNKLIHRAYDLLHLQSFYTAGPKEVRAWTIKKGSTAPKAAAEIHTDFEKGFIKAAIFKFDDLMIHGSEKVLKEKGLISLQGKEYIVQEGDCIYFHFNV comes from the coding sequence ATGGCTTTAACCTGTGGAATTGTTGGACTACCAAACGTCGGTAAATCAACGGTTTTTAATGCGCTAACCGCTTCGGATATCCCTGCTGAAAATTATCCCTTTTGCACCATCGACCCCAATGTGGGTATTGTGCCAATCCCTGATGATAAGTTGCAGGCATTGGCAAGGATATATGAACCAGAAAAGACCACCCCTGCTGTTATGGAATTTGTTGATATTGCTGGTTTGGTAAGGGGAGCCAGCAAAGGGGAGGGTCTGGGGAATCAGTTTCTGGGACACATTCGAGAGGTGACGGCAATCGTCCATGTCGTTCGCTGTTTCGAAGATGACAACGTCACCCATGTGGAGGGTTCTATTGACCCCATCAGAGACATTGAAACCATTGAAAGTGAACTGATCATCAAGGACCTTGATTCTGTTGAAAAACAGCTTCATCGTGTTACAAAACTCGCTCGATCAGGTGATAAAGGTGCCAAAGCGGATGAAGCATTACTCACCAAAATCAGAGAGCACCTCGACGAAATCAACCCCGTTCGGAGCATGGATCTGGAAGCGGATGAAACCACTCGAACCAAGAGCTACTTTTTACTCACCATGAAACCCATACTCTATGTGGCAAATGTGGATGAAAATGAAATTTTGGCTGAAAAACGTAGTTCTCTGACCCAGCGTTTGTTCGATTATGCAGAAGCCACTGGAGCCGGAGCTTTACGTCTCTGCGGCAAGCTTGAGCAAGAGATCGCCATATTGGACGAAGCGGAAAAACTTGATTTTTGTGAGGAATACGGTCTGGCTGAACCTGGTCTCAATAAACTGATCCATCGGGCATACGACCTATTGCATCTCCAATCATTTTATACAGCCGGCCCTAAAGAAGTGAGAGCCTGGACCATCAAAAAGGGTTCAACCGCACCCAAAGCTGCTGCTGAAATTCATACTGATTTCGAGAAGGGTTTCATCAAAGCGGCCATCTTCAAGTTCGATGATCTTATGATTCATGGTTCTGAGAAGGTGCTGAAGGAAAAGGGTCTAATATCCTTACAGGGCAAGGAGTATATTGTTCAAGAAGGTGACTGCATCTACTTCCACTTTAATGTATAA
- a CDS encoding pullulanase, which produces MIPRKIILSLVALVMMVACSNNSELAKDMISSSKNIAAVDEKLGLSRNQDEAIFRLFAPEEDLVNLVLFQNFDDETGENLAMHKKPNGVWEISVPHEQLTKFYAYSAPSSDKQIIPDPYSEAVVRQNHFKYPSKTVILPRDEFDWQGAEVTSAAIGDLVILEAHLRDMTVHPSSGAIKPGTYQGFIEPAQKGGIAHLKDMGYNAIEFLPLQEFGNIEIDYKNSEISTWNDWNPYEANHWGYMTSFFFAPEIYYGSDGVKDRGAWVGEDGRAVNEMKEMVRALHKEGISVILDVVYNHVSQYDDNPFKLIDKDYYFRLDKEGDYLSKSGCGNDFKTENIMSRKMIVESLLHWMKEYHIDGFRFDLAAMIDLETVDAITAATQSVNPDVILIGEPWGGGGYNPKELADHGWASWNDHFRNSVKGRNPRENDVGFIFGKLWDGKKKEHYKKLMRGYLQSDGGHFVDPSQSVNYLESHDDHTMGDFIRLALGKVGASEVVTRDQVAQLSSEELAIHKFGALNLLTSQGPVMIAQGQSWGRAKVIANSAGNDPHAGRLDHNSYEKDDETNWLDWKEKVLNQPLVDYYRGLISIRNTYPEIRNVETGYRKFMDGSAQLSFGVSMAGEHQILVLLNADKKSKSKFSLPAGIWTILANENHANVEGLGTAEKVAEVAEQSGLILVQ; this is translated from the coding sequence ATGATTCCCAGGAAAATTATCCTGAGTTTGGTTGCCCTCGTTATGATGGTAGCCTGTAGTAATAATTCGGAGTTAGCAAAAGATATGATATCAAGTAGTAAAAATATTGCCGCCGTTGATGAAAAATTGGGGTTAAGCAGAAATCAAGATGAGGCGATTTTTCGTCTATTCGCACCGGAAGAAGACCTGGTAAACCTGGTTCTTTTTCAGAATTTCGACGATGAAACAGGTGAAAACCTTGCCATGCACAAAAAACCTAATGGTGTCTGGGAAATCAGCGTGCCCCATGAGCAGCTCACCAAGTTTTATGCCTATTCTGCTCCTTCCAGCGATAAGCAAATTATTCCCGATCCCTACTCAGAGGCTGTGGTACGTCAGAATCATTTTAAATATCCCAGCAAAACGGTCATTTTACCCCGGGACGAATTTGATTGGCAGGGAGCTGAGGTTACCTCAGCAGCGATTGGAGATCTTGTAATTCTTGAAGCCCACCTGAGAGATATGACAGTACATCCAAGTTCGGGAGCTATCAAGCCAGGCACCTATCAGGGTTTTATTGAACCCGCCCAGAAGGGTGGAATTGCCCATCTGAAAGATATGGGATATAATGCCATCGAATTTTTACCTCTCCAGGAGTTCGGAAACATAGAAATCGATTATAAGAATTCAGAAATAAGCACCTGGAATGATTGGAACCCCTATGAAGCAAACCATTGGGGATATATGACCTCTTTTTTCTTTGCCCCAGAAATTTACTACGGTTCAGACGGTGTAAAGGACAGGGGAGCCTGGGTCGGTGAGGATGGACGAGCAGTCAACGAGATGAAGGAAATGGTGCGGGCTCTTCACAAGGAAGGTATATCGGTCATTCTGGATGTGGTCTATAATCATGTTTCACAGTATGATGATAATCCCTTTAAACTCATTGATAAAGACTACTACTTCAGACTGGATAAAGAGGGCGATTATCTCTCCAAAAGTGGATGTGGCAACGATTTTAAAACCGAGAATATCATGTCTCGTAAAATGATTGTTGAAAGCCTCTTACACTGGATGAAAGAATATCACATCGATGGTTTTCGTTTTGATCTGGCTGCCATGATTGATTTGGAAACGGTAGATGCAATTACTGCAGCTACTCAATCAGTCAATCCAGATGTTATTCTGATTGGTGAACCCTGGGGTGGTGGAGGATACAACCCAAAGGAGTTGGCTGATCATGGCTGGGCTTCATGGAATGATCATTTCCGCAATAGTGTGAAGGGACGCAATCCACGTGAGAATGATGTCGGATTTATCTTTGGAAAACTTTGGGATGGCAAGAAAAAGGAGCACTACAAAAAGCTCATGCGAGGCTATTTGCAAAGCGACGGGGGACATTTTGTGGATCCTTCACAAAGTGTGAACTATCTGGAAAGTCATGATGATCATACCATGGGTGATTTTATTCGCCTGGCTCTTGGTAAGGTGGGGGCTTCTGAGGTTGTAACCAGGGATCAGGTCGCTCAATTATCAAGCGAAGAACTGGCAATTCATAAGTTTGGTGCTTTGAATCTTTTGACCAGTCAGGGACCAGTTATGATAGCTCAGGGGCAGAGTTGGGGTCGCGCGAAGGTGATTGCCAATAGTGCTGGAAATGATCCGCATGCCGGACGACTTGACCACAATTCATATGAGAAAGATGATGAAACCAACTGGCTGGACTGGAAAGAAAAAGTACTCAATCAGCCCCTTGTAGATTACTATCGTGGCCTGATTTCCATCAGAAACACATATCCTGAAATCCGAAATGTGGAAACTGGTTATCGTAAATTTATGGATGGATCCGCTCAGCTTTCCTTTGGTGTAAGTATGGCAGGGGAACATCAGATACTGGTGTTACTCAATGCTGATAAAAAATCAAAATCAAAATTCTCTTTACCAGCAGGTATCTGGACCATTCTGGCAAATGAAAATCATGCAAATGTTGAGGGACTTGGAACAGCGGAAAAAGTAGCTGAGGTAGCTGAGCAATCAGGTCTTATCCTGGTTCAATAG
- a CDS encoding potassium channel protein — MLDTKLSHLILSMLSIILFGTTGYVIIEHVGWFDAFYMTAITLATVGFQEVWEMSDLGHLWTIVIMFSGIGMFFLIAGHIATQAVDLKRYRRFRMAKRVKKLNEHFILCGYGRMGQAIARELLSAGKSFVVIEKDEDKIATLIQNDIVLVEGDATRDEVLLNAGIEKATTLIGVLRDDQDNLFLTLSARSLRNDLLILTRAAVPASIAKMTRAGANHVINPYEAAGTKLARQAMAPGVVDFIELIMNRGNLDLVLETIIIEANSRAEGKSLIDLEVRKNHDIIITAVEQRTGEANFNPDPNYKLNVDDKLIALGSKENLIGFEKLCEALI; from the coding sequence ATGCTGGACACTAAACTTTCACATTTAATCCTGAGTATGCTGAGCATTATCCTTTTTGGGACCACTGGTTATGTGATTATTGAGCATGTCGGATGGTTTGATGCCTTCTATATGACGGCTATTACCCTGGCTACAGTAGGATTTCAAGAGGTCTGGGAGATGTCTGATCTTGGTCATCTCTGGACCATTGTTATTATGTTTTCAGGAATTGGTATGTTCTTCCTGATCGCTGGTCATATTGCAACGCAAGCGGTGGATCTCAAACGTTACAGGAGGTTTCGCATGGCGAAACGAGTTAAAAAATTAAACGAACACTTCATTCTGTGCGGCTATGGACGCATGGGACAAGCCATTGCCAGAGAGCTACTAAGCGCAGGTAAAAGTTTTGTAGTGATTGAAAAAGATGAAGATAAAATTGCTACCCTCATACAAAATGATATTGTCCTTGTAGAAGGAGATGCAACGCGGGACGAGGTCCTGTTGAATGCGGGAATTGAAAAAGCCACCACGCTTATTGGCGTTTTGAGAGATGATCAGGACAATCTGTTTTTAACCCTCTCGGCCAGAAGTTTGAGGAACGATCTTTTAATTCTAACCAGAGCTGCAGTTCCGGCATCTATTGCTAAGATGACCCGGGCGGGTGCAAACCATGTGATCAACCCCTATGAAGCAGCAGGAACAAAATTGGCGCGGCAGGCTATGGCCCCAGGTGTTGTCGATTTCATCGAACTCATCATGAATAGAGGGAATCTTGACCTGGTCCTGGAAACCATCATCATTGAAGCAAACTCCCGCGCGGAAGGCAAATCACTCATCGATCTTGAAGTCCGCAAAAATCATGATATCATCATCACCGCCGTTGAACAACGCACTGGTGAGGCGAACTTTAATCCTGATCCCAACTATAAGTTGAATGTCGATGATAAATTAATCGCCCTGGGCTCAAAGGAAAATCTCATTGGCTTTGAGAAACTTTGTGAGGCTTTGATTTAA
- a CDS encoding YjbQ family protein, with translation MKSTTKYLHFNVPERMGFVNITRDIVSIVQESGVQEGLCLVNAMHITASVFINDEESGLKEDYKRWLEWLAPFDASPERYHHNRTGEDNGDAHHKRQIMGREVVVAITSGRLDFGTWEQIFYGEFDGKRDKRVLVKIIGE, from the coding sequence ATGAAATCGACCACAAAATATCTTCATTTTAATGTTCCTGAACGAATGGGTTTTGTAAACATTACCCGAGATATTGTATCCATTGTACAGGAGAGTGGTGTGCAGGAGGGGCTCTGTTTGGTAAATGCCATGCATATCACCGCCTCTGTTTTTATCAACGATGAAGAATCTGGATTGAAGGAAGATTACAAACGCTGGCTGGAGTGGTTGGCTCCTTTTGATGCCAGTCCAGAGCGTTATCATCATAATCGTACAGGTGAAGACAATGGCGATGCCCACCACAAACGTCAGATTATGGGCCGAGAGGTAGTGGTTGCCATTACCTCGGGTCGATTAGATTTTGGCACCTGGGAACAGATCTTTTATGGTGAATTTGACGGCAAACGTGACAAACGTGTTCTGGTGAAAATTATTGGGGAGTGA